AAACTATAGCATGCTAATTAGCTCGTGTAAGCTAACTAAAGCAGTACGTAGCTGTATATAGCTAAGGCCCAAAAAGCAAATAAAATGGGGTGAATATAAGGTTTTTATGCCTAATAAAATTATGTTATAATATTTTTTGTCGAATATTGTAATTATTTGTCTAAAAGTATTCTCGATAAATTGCAGGAATTATTAATTTTGTCCAGAAGGATAGGTAGCTCAAAAAATGGTGATTATTTATTTATCTTGCCGAATTAATTAAAAGACTTCGTAAAAAAAATGGTTGGACGCAAGCCGAATTAGCAAAACGGATAGGCATTTCCCGCACGGCTATTAGTGACTTAGAGAACGGCGTTAAAACTTCACTGAACAAAAATCAAAAAGCAGGATTAGAAAAGTTGCTTGGAATCGCCATTGAGGAATTACTTAATGATGGAGGCCAATAATATGACTTATGAATATTTTTATCCTTAGCGTACTCCTTGATGGGGTGTGCTATTTTTTATGTCGAAAAATGTAAATAACAGTCTAATTTTCACAGTTGATAGTTAATTGTGAAAGTGGTATGATAAGAATAACGAACATATGTTCTATACGGAAAAAGGACGCTGATAATTAAATGATAAGCACAAAAGAAGAACTTATCTTTAGAATTCTAAAAAGTAAGCCAAAACTAATTTCGTTAAGGGAAACAATAAATCATAAAATTAATATTGCTGAATTAAATAATAACGAGGTAAACGAGCTTATTAAATGTTTTTTACTCGCCTCTAGATAATTTTTCTAATATAGCTTTCCGTTCTTCGAGCGGAAGGCTTTTTATTTTGTCAAAAATTGATTGTTCTTTGTTAGTTAGTTTTTCGTTTCTAGAATTATATTCAGCAACAATAGCCTGAATTAATGTATTCATTGGTATGCCATTGTCATTAGCGTTCTGTCTTAACTTCTCATATTCGGCTGGTTCTAGCCTTAAATTGTATGCTTTTACTTCTTTCTTTACCCTGTTGTTTTTCGGCATTTTATTAACTCTCCTCAAATATCATATTGATGTGATTATAATATCATATCGTTTAATTATAATCAATATAAAATAATATAATTTATTACATTTTTGTAATTAAAATACAGTAAATTACAAAAATGTTGAAAAAAGTATCAAATTCATATTGACTTGTGGTTGATATTAGATTAGTATGAAGTTGACCCCAAGTTCATACTGAAATCAAAGGAGGCGAAAGTTTTGATAAATTCAAAGCCAAAAATTATAAATATGTCTTTACGCTTAAATGAAAAATTAAAAGCAGGAATTGAAAGGAAAGCTAACGATTTAGGCATATCTGCAAACGCGGCTATTTCATTGGCTGTTGATGAGTACATAAAATCACAACAGTTATTTCAAGCAAAAGATTAAAAAGGTAGCAATTAAATATAGAATATAAAAATGATATTTACACGAAAGTGTACATGCCTTGCCGGCATACCTTTTACAGAGGTGATGGAAATGCCAAAGAAAGAACAACCGTACAAAGTTATATCTAAACCACCAAAAGGATATAAACTACCAAATTGTTTCTGGGATATTATGATCCGTAAAACGATTGAACGCATCAATAATCAAATGGATCAAGCTGAACAAGCCGATTAATTTCGGCTGCAATAAAAGTGGACAAGCAGAAAGGAGCAAAAGTATGAACGATTTAATCAAGGTTGACGAATCAGGGAAACCGACTGCCAAGGAATTATATGAGTTTTTAAGTCCTAATGATAAATCTCATTATTCTAGGTGGGCAAAAACAAATATTGAAGACAATGAATTTTATCAAAAAGGCGTTGACTGGTGGGGGTTCGCCACTGTGGCGAACGGTAATGAAACCAAAGATTATAAACTAACTATTGAATTTTCAAAACATCTTTGTATGTTATCTAGAACGGAAAGAGGGAAACAAGCCAGAAACTATTTTATCGAAGTTGAAAAACGGTACAAAAAAATAGCTTCGCCTGAAACTGTATCTCTTCAAGCTAAAGCCAAAAATGCCGAGGCCCGTTTAATCAATGCCAGACGCAAGGATGCTGAATTTTTATTAGAAGTCGCTAAACAATCTAAAACACTTTCATCTGAATCACGTGAACTTCTTACTATTAATGCAGTTGAGCGTATCGCAGGCGAGGGCTTCTTACCACGGCCTAAAGTGGACAAGCTTTACAGCGCAACGGATATTGCTGAAGAGAATGGCCTTTCACCTAACATGGTTGGAAGAATTGCTACAAAAAACAATTTAAAGATTGATCAATACGGAATTACAGTTCTGGACCAATCAGCAAGTAGTGCCAAACAAATACCAAGCTTTAGATATAACGAAGCAGGAAGGCAAGCATTATTGAAAGCCATTGCAGATGCTTAATTTTTTATTAGCGCAAAAGGGCGAAACATTATAGCTTATGCGTATGTACTAGAAATTATGCAAAGGAGGTGAGATAAAAATTATGAAATTGTCACGTCAAGAAGAAATAGAATATTTGGTTCTACTGGAAGACAAGCAGAAAAGGAAAGGCAAAAATGCAGTAAATGATTTTATTTATGATTTCGCAAAATTGAATCTTGAAATTGTTAAAAACCTTCTGGTTAGCGGCGATTATACTCCAGAATTATTGAGAGAACTAAGAAAAAACGCCCAGGCATTACAAAAGTTAATTTAAATTATTTTTTGTGAAGTATATTCTCTAATTCGCCTATTCGTTCAGAGCGTTCTTTATCAGTCATGGATTCGAACGATTGAGTTTTGCAGCAAAGATATATTCGGCGATATATCTCGCTGTAAGCCTCCATTACTTCATTAATACATTCTTTAGCTCCTTCTACTCCAGTTCTTTTTGGTTGTTTGTTTATTTTATTGTTTTCAATTAAGGATACGACAATATCTTTTGTTGCACCAATAACTAATTCATTTAACTTTTCAGATTCCATATTTTCTCCTTCTGCTTGGGCGCAGTAAATGTATTCGACAAAAGGAAACAATTTCCTATGAAAGGAGGCAATCCCTATGAAGCTAAAGCAAACCGGCTTCATTGAAGCCTTGAAATTCAAACGATGGAAAGTTATTGGCAAGGTATTTCAGGAATATGGCCCTCCATTAGTCATCCTAGCTCACCGCCGGCAATGGGAAAAAACGCAAAACTCACGAAGTGCAAAGCGGTGTTCAAACAAAATTCTGCGTGTAGGGAGTTGATAGCATGCAAGCCTTATTGCAAGCGATAGACCAAGGCAAGTATGGTGTGGTGTTTTTGATTATCATTGTAATATTCCTTGGGGCGCAGGTAGTTGGCGAGGTGAAAAGATGGAAATGAATGAGGTCCGTAACGTTAGATTTAGCATGAAGGAGCAATTTAAAGAACAGCCTCACTACGAATTAGATATCTTGCTGATTGTGTTGGCGGCAACTTCTTTTGTTTTGGCATTAGCTGTAAAGCCATAGAAAGGCGGCGTTAAATTTGAGTCCATGTATAACACGACCTGCAACACCGCAGGAATTGGAGGCATTACCACCAAGACCGAAAAAGCCGTTACCCTGTTTTACGAGTCGTATAAATCGTAGGCGAGATTTAAGCAGGGGCTTGCATGTTCGCTGTGAAGGATGGAAGAGATAATGATAATTGAGCGCAAAAAAAGAATCACCTGTGCTACCAACACAGACGATTCAAAGGTAAAACCATCATTTTTATTATAGCACTTTAAGCCGGAAATTCACATTCTATGTTATGCAATCGGTGATTATTTTATTCATGAAAGGAGTCATGATGGGCAAAAAGTTGATTACACAAGTACGCATTACCTGCCCACAATGCGGAGGCCACGGTCAAGTAAAGTCGTTTCGGCGCACAGATGCCCGATTAGTCATGATATGTGAGCAGGCCCATGAATGGATTAGCGAGTGTTGCACATGCCCGAAATGTGGACAACCAAACGGATATTTAGCAGACGGTACTTGTCTGGAATGTTATACGGAAATTTACGAAGAGAGAGGAGCAATTGCAAATTGAAAATTAAAGCCATTAAAATTAATAATTTTTTAGGTATTGATGAATTTAATTATAATCCTGGCAATTTAAACGTTTTTGAAGGGCCTAAAGGTTCCGGCAAGTCTTCAATATTGGAAGGAATTGAAACCGCCGCAAGCAACAACAAGCGCCGGACTGAAATTATCAAACATGGCAATGATGAAGCTACCTTGTTTATTGAAACCGATACTGGCCTAGAAATTGACCGCCGCCTTCGTAATACAAAAGCCGATTACTTAAAATTGCGGCAACAAGGCGAAGGTATCAAGTCAACCGAGGCCGAGTTAAGAAAACTTATATCTGGCGATATATTTAGGCCACTTGACTTTATCAATCTTGATGCATCAAAACAGACTGCAATCATCTTAAGCATGATTAAGATGCAATATTCCGATGAAGAAATTAACGGCTGGTTTGGTCAAGATGTTTTAAGCAATATCAATACATCAAAGCATTTATTGCAAGTGCTGAAAGATATTGAGGTTGCCAAGTATAAAGAACGTGAAGAAGTTAACCGTGAAATTAAGTTGCTGGAAGGCCAAGTAAAAGGCATTGAATCCGAGTTACCGCCTAATTATGACGGTGAGGAATGGAAAGTTTTAAAGGTCCAGGATTATTACAATAAGGTTGCTGAGAAACAGAAGATCAATAATTATATTGAAGATGCAAAACGGTTGCAAGTCAGTATTGAAGAAAAAACTGAGGCTATAAAAGCGGCGGCTGAAGGTGCTAAGTCTAAAATCAAGATCAAGTTTACCGAACAGCGGCAGGATTTGAAAGATATTGTTGAACTTTCGAAAGGTAAAATTGAAAAGGCAAATAATGTTATTAATTCTTCTGCCGACAAATTAGAGATTGAGCAAAACAAATTAACCGCAGCTATGAATGAAGAAATCGCCGCAGTTAAAGCCAAGTATGCAAATAGCGGCAAATTGTTAGTACAAAAAATTAATAATGAAATAACCGAGCAAAAAGAAACTATCAACATTCAAAATCAAAAAATATCTGCAAAAGAACAGGAAATATTGTCATTGTCCGGCCTTGAAAAACAAGAATTAAAGGCTGAAGATATCGCAGCTGAATCTGAAATTGAAAAAGAAAAATTGCGAGTTGGTAAGGCCGCTGAATACTTGAAACAGCATGAAGTAACCGATATTGAACCATTACAGGCCGAAGCTGATAAAGTAGCTGATATGCAAAGCTATCTCCGTGAGTGGGACCGGATGCTTGATATTCGGGACGGTAAGTTGTTCACTAAGAAAGCGTATGCCGATAGTCTAACAAATATTATTGAAACAGCAAGAAATAAGCCTGCCGAACTGCTGAAACAGCACAAATTACCCATTGATGGTATTTCAGTTGATGAAAATTCAATGATTCGGATTAACGGTACTTTGCTTGATGGATTATCCGATGGTGAGAAATTAGAAGCCGCTTTCAAAATTGCTTTACAGCGCATTGGTGAACTAAGAGTGATGTGTTTGGATGGTTTTGAAAAGTTGAACGAGTCTGAGCAAGAAAAAATCATTAAGTTGTGTGCAGACAATGATTTACAGGTTTTTATAAACATTACAAAAGATACCGATAGCGGTAGTTATGAAATTAAGGAGTGCTTATAATGGGCGATATTGCAGAAATGATGTTAGATGGTACGTTATGCGAACGATGCGGCACTCTCATCGGTGAACCAGTAGGATATCCAAGATATTGTGAGGATTGTCAAAGCGAGGATGATGAGTAATGCCTAACAATCTGCAAATTTTAGCTTATGTTCAAGCAATGAAAGACCGTACAAAAGCAAATATTGAACATTGCGAAAGTATCGAACGTATCGGCGGTAAAGCACCAGGATTGTTTACTCTTAAAGCTTATTTAGTAGACATTAATAACCTAGAAAAATTTATAAAAGGTGGTAAATGAAAATGGCTGATAAACAATTAGTATTACAAGAAACTCATAAAAATTTGATGGCATTGCTCACAAGTAAGCAGGAAGCTATGCCAAAGGATTTTAACCAAACTCGCTTTTTACAGAACTGCATGACGGTATTGCAAGATACTAAGGACATTGAAAAATGTCAACCTATTTCAGTAGCCAGAACGTTGCTTAAAGGCGCGTTTCTTGGACTAGATTTTTTTCAAAAAGAATGCTATGCCATCCCTTATGGTTCTTCACTCCAATTTCAAACGGACTATAAGGGTGAAACAAAAATGGCTAAAAAATACAGTATCCGGCCCATTAAAGACATTTACGCCAAGGTGGTTCGTGAAGGAGATTTTTTCGAGGATGAAATTAAAGAAGGTCAGCAGATAGTTAACTTTAAACCATTACCATTTTCTAATAATCCGATCATAGGGGCTTTTGCCATTGTTCTGTATCAAGATGGTGGCATGGAGTACGAAACCATGAGTACGGAGCAAATAGAGGGTATTAGAAATAATTTCAGCAAGATGAAGAACGGTCTAATGTGGTCTAAAACTCCTGAAGAGGCTTATAAAAAAACAGTGCTTCGTCGGCTTACTAAAAAGATTGAAAAAGACTTCGAAAGTGCCGAACAAGCTACGGCTTATGAAGAATCTGCCGATGCTGATTTTAAGAAAAACGAAGAAAATGCTAAACGAAATGCTGTTCCTGATATTTTGTACAAGCAAGAGGAAGTTATTGACGCTGAATGTCGCGAGGTAACAGAAAAAGAATCGTCACCGTTTGATGTTAAGGACGGCGAAAAGTAAATGATTATGCCCGGAATAATTACTTGTAGACAAACCCACGAACGTTTTAGTTGTGATAATTGCAATAGATGGATGCCTTTTGGTTTGATTTATAGCTTTTTAGGCCGGAGTAGCAAAACTCCCTACGTGAACTTACTTTATGCGAAGATTGTTCAAATGCATTAGGAAACTTGCACCATAAGGTAATGGAAGAGGGAAAAGCACATCAATATTCTGAGGATGAAATAACGGAGGTAAAACCGGATGGAACTAAATAGAAAAAACTACTTTAGCCCCGAAGCAGAAAAATTGTATTTAGGCTCAACATCTTTTAAAAACTTTGATAAATACCACGCTGGTGGTTGCGAAGCTAGAGAGGTAGCCAAACGTGAGGGCGAATGGACCGACAAAGTTAATCCGGCGTTTCTATTAGGAAATTATTTGCATAGTTGGTCAAGCGGTGATTTGCAAGAAT
This portion of the Pelorhabdus rhamnosifermentans genome encodes:
- a CDS encoding AAA family ATPase; this encodes MKIKAIKINNFLGIDEFNYNPGNLNVFEGPKGSGKSSILEGIETAASNNKRRTEIIKHGNDEATLFIETDTGLEIDRRLRNTKADYLKLRQQGEGIKSTEAELRKLISGDIFRPLDFINLDASKQTAIILSMIKMQYSDEEINGWFGQDVLSNINTSKHLLQVLKDIEVAKYKEREEVNREIKLLEGQVKGIESELPPNYDGEEWKVLKVQDYYNKVAEKQKINNYIEDAKRLQVSIEEKTEAIKAAAEGAKSKIKIKFTEQRQDLKDIVELSKGKIEKANNVINSSADKLEIEQNKLTAAMNEEIAAVKAKYANSGKLLVQKINNEITEQKETINIQNQKISAKEQEILSLSGLEKQELKAEDIAAESEIEKEKLRVGKAAEYLKQHEVTDIEPLQAEADKVADMQSYLREWDRMLDIRDGKLFTKKAYADSLTNIIETARNKPAELLKQHKLPIDGISVDENSMIRINGTLLDGLSDGEKLEAAFKIALQRIGELRVMCLDGFEKLNESEQEKIIKLCADNDLQVFINITKDTDSGSYEIKECL
- a CDS encoding RecT family recombinase; its protein translation is MADKQLVLQETHKNLMALLTSKQEAMPKDFNQTRFLQNCMTVLQDTKDIEKCQPISVARTLLKGAFLGLDFFQKECYAIPYGSSLQFQTDYKGETKMAKKYSIRPIKDIYAKVVREGDFFEDEIKEGQQIVNFKPLPFSNNPIIGAFAIVLYQDGGMEYETMSTEQIEGIRNNFSKMKNGLMWSKTPEEAYKKTVLRRLTKKIEKDFESAEQATAYEESADADFKKNEENAKRNAVPDILYKQEEVIDAECREVTEKESSPFDVKDGEK
- a CDS encoding helix-turn-helix transcriptional regulator codes for the protein MKRLRKKNGWTQAELAKRIGISRTAISDLENGVKTSLNKNQKAGLEKLLGIAIEELLNDGGQ
- a CDS encoding antA/AntB antirepressor family protein yields the protein MNDLIKVDESGKPTAKELYEFLSPNDKSHYSRWAKTNIEDNEFYQKGVDWWGFATVANGNETKDYKLTIEFSKHLCMLSRTERGKQARNYFIEVEKRYKKIASPETVSLQAKAKNAEARLINARRKDAEFLLEVAKQSKTLSSESRELLTINAVERIAGEGFLPRPKVDKLYSATDIAEENGLSPNMVGRIATKNNLKIDQYGITVLDQSASSAKQIPSFRYNEAGRQALLKAIADA